The Juglans microcarpa x Juglans regia isolate MS1-56 chromosome 2S, Jm3101_v1.0, whole genome shotgun sequence genome has a window encoding:
- the LOC121252299 gene encoding F-box protein At5g39250, whose amino-acid sequence MTYEEVLKVIFPLLEGVDLASCMAVCKQWRDIARNDYFWKCLYAKRWPSICKRPNPPTLTYYKLYQTFCRRQHSRTLLPPRLSFNDLEFFIDIWNEDRLLFSDVVPGPVLETGIKILPRGICNMLRFHLEGPEYKMTLPVEPRFTVPMNQTVSVSVLVERKDSNRVARIIDKSMFDYIDRTAHRAMAFDYLEFSPSHPFISGIRAWISLLFMEDGNEGVLDVFGIEMDFCDAATSKEEVLWLLDMLDWK is encoded by the coding sequence ATGACGTATGAAGAAGTTCTGAAGGTCATTTTTCCTTTGTTAGAGGGTGTGGACCTTGCTTCATGTATGGCAGTATGTAAGCAGTGGAGAGACATAGCCCGAAATGATTACTTTTGGAAATGTCTATATGCCAAGAGATGGCCTTCAATCTGCAAACGGCCTAACCCACCAACTTTAACCTACTACAAACTATATCAAACCTTTTGTAGACGCCAGCATAGTCGAACTCTTCTCCCCCCAAGGCTGTCCTTCAAtgatttggaattttttattgacatttGGAACGAAGATAGATTATTGTTTTCCGATGTAGTCCCAGGTCCTGTTTTAGAAACTGGTATCAAGATCCTTCCCCGAGGAATCTGTAACATGCTTAGATTTCATCTGGAGGGTCCTGAGTACAAGATGACACTTCCTGTTGAGCCAAGATTCACAGTTCCTATGAACCAGACTGTTAGTGTTTCGGTGCTTGTGGAGCGCAAGGATTCCAATAGGGTTGCTCGTATCATTGATAAATCCATGTTTGATTACATAGATCGGACAGCACATAGGGCCATGGCATTTGACTACTTAGAGTTCTCTCCTTCCCACCCTTTCATTTCAGGTATCCGGGCATGGATTTCGTTGCTTTTCATGGAAGATGGAAATGAAGGTGTTCTTGATGTTTTTGGGATTGAAATGGATTTCTGTGATGCTGCGACTTCCAAGGAAGAGGTTCTCTGGTTATTAGACATGCTTGATTGGAAGTGA